From Helicoverpa zea isolate HzStark_Cry1AcR chromosome 12, ilHelZeax1.1, whole genome shotgun sequence:
tggtcgatcttacaaaaagactgaccaatcagagagagctttcggacagttgacaatttgacaatttctcatcgatagattataatatagcgaaaaataatgcgttaaattgcaatcagatgttacggttcacaataattcgacagtttacaatctctcgagatagactgtaatctaacgatgtttgtaatcttacggtaacatatatatatatataattttaatttactaaccCTAAGGTATAAGCATTACTAACAAGTGAGCCTATGTAgcttcaataaattattattattattatatttaaacgaATCCACAGTGGCAATCAGCATCGAGGATTCTTTTTGGAGGTGTCTAATGCTCATGGAATATAAAATTTTGTGACCATTTGGACTTGGATACCTGTCATCATACTCAGACTAAGCCATTTAACTATTAGAACATAGAGGCATAATCTGCTCATCAGCTTTCAGCTAACATCATGATTTATTTCTTTCGGTTTGtatgaataaaacaatgaataaaactgaaacattttatttaaattataactcTTTTCTTCATATAAATAACGCTCTCATTAAATGTATCTGGAAGCCTCTACATAAACATAGTAAATCTTAAATGTCATACAACTAGGTACAGGATAAAATACAGAAAGTAGCTtagacaaaaattaaaaataacttagaaaTATCGTCGAAATACGCAGTGTATAAACGAAGTCACCCAGTGGATCACTGCAGGCAATCAATGTTCAcctagaaaataaattgtaggttaaccaatattattttttgtggccATAGACACGAGTAGATTAGTAGCATTTAGGCGCCATTTTTTTATAAGGCACAATCTTTTGACATTACTTAAGTAGTTAAGACATATTTCCGATAATGCTAAAAtctaaatttataaatatgttagGCAGTTTTAATTACACCGCTTGGTCTATGAGTAGATActcagattttatttattatgaaaattcaaTAAcgtataggtaataataattcatGATTGTTATTTTGCTTCTTAGTAGATCAATGCCAATAAGTATACAATGactaaataaatcataatacaattttattaaaaaaatattttatcgattatGATCGACTTAATACTTAGAGCTTTTGTGATTATTGTATTGGATTTGACCAATTAAGCATTTCATAActtcttattttattaaatttaagaaatattattcTGTAGGTAATAATAATGTTTCTAAGCACAAATTATAAAAGACACACAAATCATGCAAAAAGATACAATTTAGGAATAATCATGCGATTCCAAAACATTCAAAGCGTAAAACTGTatccaaaatattaaaaatatgatttcgatcaattaattttggcacaaaaaatataaatgtaaaaacacaaaattaaaaataaatcttaaaaccATTCAGTAAAAGGTAAAATGAACATCACAgcaaaattttctaaaatatacaTGGTAGTTTCGATAAAAGTACCTAATATACAAAATTGTATTGAATATcagtaaaataaatcaaaataaaataacgggtgatttttattaaaattatgccaATAAATGCGTCTAGAGATGGACCGATAAattgactatttattttcaaacaatttttcatttaaaaataggcACACTAGCTGGTTAATAAGCTTGTATTGTAAAAAGAAACTTCGTAAACTTGGTTGTCAGTAAATCAGTACATCTCCATGGGAATTTTGTTACATTGTTACACCTATGTTATATTATTAGCATAGCGATAATTGTGATCATTGCCAGCAGCAGACCTAGCAGCGTCAACCAGTCCAAGTCTGCCAGGTGTTGGGAGAACATCAAGGTGTAGGTACAAGCTAACATCAACGTGCCAGAGTCGTGCCAATCGCGCTTCGACTGCGCGCTATCGCCTGTcgaaacaacaaaaacaacgcatacagtaaaaaaaactagttaGTAAAGGCAACTAATACAACAGGGATCGTGAAcacaaaatgaaaacaaaaagctGGATGCAAAATGGTTACAGTGAAAACCATACACCGTGCATGAGAATGGACCACGTACCtctattttctttttgtgaatGGTGAGTTTGCCTTTTAGTTCTCCAGGGAATCACGTTCGTTGGCAGTGAGTTGCTTTGACTAGGAGTACAATCATCCGTTTGGTCTACAGACAACCTTCTCAGTTGCTGATTCATTGTCTGAACTAATTTTGGCGAACTTAACTCATTgcgaattttattttcagactcATTCTCATTATCGGTTTGAGTTCGCGACTTGGGGTTACTGTCCAGTTTAAATATTGTCGCCAGTTCTTCAGAGGAATTATATTCGGTTGAATCAGCAGCATCTTTCTTGGTTTCTAAGTCGTCTTCGTATATAGATAGATTAACGGAAGCCCTATGAGGAACTTCTTGATTACAGATAGTTTGTGAAACTTGGTTCAGTTTTTCAGTGGCTTCTGTTATTCCAGTCATTTTGTCTACGTCACTATTACATTTATCCAGTTTTGGTCCTTTATTCTGTgtgaataatttttcatttacttGACAAATACCAGCAATTAAATCCGATATTCCATCTTTTAGCTCTTTAAAAGCGTTTATCTCATTAATTTCTTTAATCTTATCATCAGAATTCAAGAAAGGATTTAAAGAATTGATCACTGGTGGTTTGATTTCCACTTCATTTTCTTTATCGTTTACTGTCTCAATTTTCACTGAGTCATCTTTAATCGTCACTGGGACGACGTCAGGTATTAACTTACTTTCTGGTATCACAACCATCGTTTCTTGAGCTTTTAACTGTTCTTCGCCTTTTGATATATAACTTGAAAGTTTTAAACTTTCATCTTGGAAATTAAGCTCTTTTTCAAAACTATGTTTTAGCTGATCTTCAACTTTATGTAACTGGTCTGATATAGCTAAAAGACTATCTTCAGTCTTCTTTCCTTTAGAATCTTCGCTGACTTCACTAACCTCTGCCACTGGTTTGTCATCTTTTTGTTCACTTACAACTTCAGACCGAACATTTACGTGCTTAATTTCAGGTGCAGTATCTTCAGAAGACTTGCAAGTTAAACCATTCAAAAAGTTTTGCCGACTATCAGAGATTCGGCTCTGGACATCAGATTTTTTCTCGTTGTTGTTTCTATTTTTATCTAATTCAGCTAGCGCTACTCCTAATTTATTACTGGTGTCCATAGCTTCCTGCGCCAACATGCTAAGAACCTGTTGAAACTCATCTTTTGAAGAACGTTTCGATGCTTGTGGAGATCTGTTTGATGGTGATGAGCTTTTGGACTTATCACATGATGGTGGCTTAGCAAGGTGCTTATCGTCACTATGAATGAATGAATCGTCTTTTGCGAAATGATGGGTGGGTGCATGGGTATTATTGACAAAAAGACTGACAGTGTTGTGTCTTTGCTTTACCTTGTTACGAGGATAGTGGTCCTGCTCGTTGTCGTTATTTTCAAAAGTGTTACGAAGCCGTTTCATGACATCACTGTTACTGTGCGTTTTTTGTAGAGTAGCCATTTTACTCATGTTCAAGGCTTCGTCAATTTCCTTCTGTATCATTGTAAATATATTAGCTGACAGGGATCGAACAGCTCTCTTCTTCTTAAGATTAGCAGCGGAGTCTTTAGTATATGGATATTCACTGTAAGAATGATTGTTATTAATGAGGCCACTATAATCTTCACCGTTAAAGTGTGTAGAATGTCTGTTATCCTTCCTCAAACTTCGATACGCTAAGTCGTCTGATACGAGGTCGGGCGATCTGCGAGGGATAAATCGAGGGCGGCCTTTGTTTTCTGGTGTTGCGTGAAGATAATCACTCTGCGGGGCTGGGGAAACCGGTCCTATAGGTATGCCAAACGGCGGTTGAGGGTCTAAAGTCTTTAATCGACTGTTAGTCTGCTTTATATTTCTGTAAACAACATCGTCATAAACTATATCTGGCTCGTTTCGTTCGGATTGCCTATCATCATCGGACGCATACGGCACATAAACGGGTGACGCTAACATGTAACTTATTTGCGCCTGTGCTTCTTTATAATTAGGTTTTTCCTTTGTTAAGGAATTCATTCTTCGAAATGCCATATCATCTTGCAACTTGTCAGGTAATGTCGACCTTCTTTGCACTCGTCTCAAAGGCGTCGTTGGCTGACTTCGCAGTTGGATCTCGTCATCATTCCCATTCCAATCATTAAATTGGTCGTTGAACTTCGGCGTCATTAATTCGCGACGTTCAGCTCTATCTAACAAATCTTCGTCACCTAAACCTAAACTATTGTAGATGGCTTCTAATTCATTGAGAGCGTCGTCAAGATTTGTAGATTTTCGTCTTTCTGAACTCTTTTCGTCGTCAGATGGCATTTGGTAAACACTGGGAACATACGTATCAGACTTATGTCTAACGTGTGTTTTTGATGTCGGCGATGTAACTGTTTTTGGTGGGTCAACTGTTATGGATCGCTTGTACTCTGTCGTCGCCTTCCAAACTTTGGCACCGTCGGTTGTGTCAACAGAAGAGCTTTTAAAaggagttttgtttttattttgattgtcaGTATTTTCTTGGCCCActttattttgttctaaatACGGAGCTACTCTATTTTGTGTGCTATTTGAGAAGTCACTGCTGCTCCTTGAGTTTGCGTACATATTTTGCTGCCTTCTTTGTCTTTCTGCGTCGTCAATTTTTTTCCAAAAGTCAGACGCGTTGCGTGGTCGTCGATATACACTTTCAGCAACGTTTTGGCCAGCTTGGGAGTCActtaaatattgattttcatGACCATTTTGACTAGTTTTTACGCTAATGGGCCTTCGAGACCGAGGACTTTGATCCGCATAATACAGATAATCATGTCTTAGTTGCACTGGTTCGGGCTTCACAATATTTGTGGGACCTATTGACTTCCTCCAAGGCGGTGAGTTGGCATAGAGGCCGTAATGATTTGGTTCAGCTGACACTGAAGCTGGCCTTCGGGGCTGCTCGTTTCTAATTTGAAAGTTCTGTATATATTCATTGTTCTGCATAGCAATATGATCTTCAGAATTTGATATAGGTCTTCGCAAGCCATTGAAACTGTGACTCAGTGACCTTTCTTGACTTCTCCGCATAACACGTTCGAAATCGTTGTTGGGTACGCCATGTAACTGAACAGTCTGTTGTGAATTGGCTATTCTTTCAGCTATTATGGGGTTATTTTCATAGTACATGGATATAGGAGTTGCGACTTTTCGTTGCATGTCTCGTGGAGGTGGAACAGGCGGTGCTTTTTCTACTCTTTTAACATTCGTTACATTTCCCAATGGAAACTTAACACACATGACGTTATCCGCGTTCTCATACTGATTACTTACACTCCTTTCGCGATTGTTATTAGAATAAAGCATTTCTCTATTAATGTTACTTGTTGGTATGGAATAGTTAATATGCTCATTGTTAACTTTTGCGTTAAAATTGATGGATGATGGATAACTTTGAGTTGAGGGGAATGATGATATTGATTCGGATTTCATAGGACGGCGGTTAACATCATTAGCGTATAATTGTTCTGTTTTCACGTTCTGTGTCTGATCACGTTTGCAGGTTCCGTAGCCACTGCTTTGACTCGTCGGTGTTCTTGTCAACATTTCAACCTCAGCTTTTGTGTAACCTTGCTGTAACAACTCGGCTTCTTTATTAAGTTGATTTTCTTCATCACGAGATAATCTTTTGATATATCTCTCATTCCTAGCACTTCTTGATCTTTTATTTAGTGAGCTATCACGCGAACGCATTAACGAATCTTCACTCCTAAATCGGATCATCAATGATGAATTTGATGATTTGAGTGATTCTTCTTCACTACTTGATTCTCCTTTCATACTATTTCTTAATGCTTCAACTCTGGCTTTCAATCTGCCCTTTCTGGTTTTTCTTGAATGTGACTCCAAGGATGGTCCAGAGGATCTGTTAGAATTATCCTCTCTTAAACTGAGGGATTCTTTGGAAGCTCTGTACATGTCTTGAGTTTTAGCACGATAGTTAATAAAGCCAGCAGATGGATCAGATAGCACGCCATCGTCGGTAACATCTCGAACGTTCGGTTTTGCTAAACTTTGTGCTCTTCTTGAATCTCTGATTACTATATGATCAAAATTGTTGACGGCTGGagcttttttcttctttttagacTTTCTCTTCGATGGGGAACGTGTACTAACTCCTTCGTCGCTTTCCGAAGAGGAACCACTTTCATCTTcctttttctttcttctaaaCAGCTTTCCAATGGACCACTTCttgtctttctttctttctgttTCTTCTGGTTGTGCGGGACGTTCGACGCGGCGTTGGACGGTGGCATATTCTTCTGTGTAGGGACGGTACGTCGCCGTGGGTGCCGATATGTCTCGGTGAGGGACCGGTGGGGAGTTGACAGCCTGAAATGAGACAAATACTAAATTACTATTATGTCACGCGTGGAGTATTTCCAACAGCACCTCGTAATTTAAAACTTCGTTATTTGACCTAGAGTTGGCACCTATTGTGAAGGGACTGAAATGAAAAAACGACGAGTACGTACTATTTAAATAGAGTCATGGAAGTTCACTACTTGTATAATAGGTACCTCGCCCTGCTGTCTAGTAGAATAATTTGCCAAGGTCATTACTTTGGCATGTTgtcaaatgtaaaaatattatgaatttgtgttttgtttgcagAAGTAGGAAgcagttatttaattttttatctcATGTTAAAGTTCAGAGTGATTTCGACCAAGGAGACTGATAAATACGTACTGGTAAACAATGAGAcacttgtaattaaataaattccacGTGATCAACATTCTGCGAAGATCTTAATTAAGAAATATACAGCTGAAATAAATTGTCAAAATATAAACGAGTCCCAAAATATAAAGTGGTATTTCGAGTTTTTTTGCTCCGTTACCTACTACAACAAAGACGCATAGGAAAAAACGCTAACACATGCTATACTCAGATATGTAAAAATCAGAATGTGACTAATGTACTGTAACTAACACAATCAACCATTTCCATTTGTATACGTGTAAGTTTATCCCTTTAATTAATTAACGCATTACTGTAATCATCACTTCGTAATATTCAAACAAATCTAATTTAGGAACTCTGAGTGTGCAGCTAATAAAAGCAGACAAAATGCAATAATGGAAACTATAAATTGATTCAGTCGTATGTTTGCGAAAActcaatttgtttgttttgcatCAAAAGCGATTAATTACGATAACATTTGAACATGCagatttaatgaaaatgcaacAGTGCGCTTATCTGTCGGTTATCTGTAATGTCGGTGATGATACGTATTGACACAATAGggtttatttaatcattaattGTAATAACGTTataaagaaacattatttttgatgCAATTGCCAAGATTAATGTGCctatattcaccaaataaataGGGAAATGAGCCTTCAATAGATATGAATATAATATACTATAGATAAAAACTAATcttctttcatttaaaaatgaagaaaaaaccGAGAAAACTAAAAAGTACATGTCCACAATTCATGTAACTAATTGTTGCATGactaaactaaactaactttAAATAGTATACTACAATAAATAGTCTGCATGAAAAAgtctttaagaataaatacttCTGCCTGATACAGCTGAAAGATCATAGACTCATTTAAAAGTCGACACTCAACAAAAGCTCGACTCTGAAACCAGGGTTAGATATAATCACTTTCAAATATTGGCCATGACTTCGGAATTTTGAGGCCGTGTATAACAGTCATAGAAAATATCATAtcaatttaaattttgaaacaaaaagaaaatgtattagACGACaagagatttttatttaaatatgcgaTATCATTTGTCAACCGACttcttttttcataattaaatctgAAACTTACAGGTAAGAACGATCGAAAATATTCATTGTTTCTCCTCTCAGCAACTTCCAGCATGGCGACCATATTTATCGTAATATAAACACTTATTTAAAGAACATTTACAAATATTCACACCCACTTGCGTACTTTTGGCACCACGATCCTACCGTATGTTTAACACAATATTACACACACTACTACATAACTATAAAATACACACTCATATCATAGTAATATTCATGTATAGTTACGAAAACTTCCACTGAGTTCACTACTTCCAGTCTTTGAGCATCGTTAGTCTCTTAATTAGActaaaatattgctttaaaaCTAACACTACGGCCACACGTAATATCGTATTTTCGTCCCATCTATTTCGCAAATATCTAGAACATTTTTGAGACTTTGTAAATACTACACGAAAATTAATGTAACACTGTTGCAATGTATGTTATAATAGTATACGTCCGTATTATATCACAAcgaaaaacacaaacaaataattggGAAGCTTCGCGTGCGCGTCGCCCCGTGGCTGCGCGCGCGACTCGCCAGCGCAGCGTTGCGCGCGCGGCGTCGACTCGCGATAATTTCGGCCAACTACAGATAGATCCGCGTCCTATCCTATATTTCTTCGCTATAATAACACAGGCGCCCGATGCTCCACAAATCCAACTATTAATACactcacaacatttttttttattaagatgcAATTCTCGTGTCGAGAGTCTTCAGATGTTTTTTTGGACTAATGTTATGAAAATAGACTTGTGTATAGGAAGTGCCGTTAACACTGAACGACTCATATTAAAGTTTAAACATAACGTTATTGATAACGAGCTCAGATGTCGACAGAAGTTTATTAGGTATGAAAGATAACCAACACCAAACAAAAAATCGTAATGGAAGGAATTTTCTTAAATACTGTCAAAGATCAGAGacctaatgtaaaaaaaaaatcgggcgACATTTTAacgtatcaataaaaatatttggaacgcaataaaactaaaaatatctaGGTATGTACCTGAACTGTACCGGCGAGCTAGTCACACGTTTTTTCTAATAAAGCTAAATTCCAATTTGTAAGTAATGAAAGCTTTATAGATAGATCAGCTACTGAAGAAACGAATTGTAATGCAAGACAAGTACAGATACTGCAATAGGCGAGAGAAAATGAAGTGAAGCATCGAAGGGAGATCCAAATTTAACCAGCCTGAGTCAAGTGCACGTTGTTCATTTTGAAATACTATTCACTATAACTAACTATGTTGAAGATATAGACGAGGTCACTGCTAGCAGACATTCGTGAGCTGCGGATATCATGAAAACAGACGATAATTTGTTTACGTGTCGAACCATTGATGTATGTTCCTGGTGCTTGGTGCGTTTATAATTTGACTGAAAGGAATGCGCGATTGGTTGTGAAATGAATACGGAGCAGGTTATCTTAATTTAGATAGACACGCTGTATTTCATTGAGTGCGAGttatgatttatatttattaacagtATGAATGAACTGTTGGTGATTAGAAAAATATGTTGCTATTCAAGCGAtgaagtctattgaaataatatcaaCGTACATAGCTACATGTGCAAAACACATGTTCATTGGTTCCTACGGAGATATGTTTAGGACATTGGGAAGTAAAACAAATGCAAAACGTATATTTAGTTGGAATTGTTTCTATAAGCATCAATCTTGGGATCGTA
This genomic window contains:
- the LOC124635136 gene encoding uncharacterized protein LOC124635136 isoform X3, with the protein product MHTSMMMAVNSPPVPHRDISAPTATYRPYTEEYATVQRRVERPAQPEETERKKDKKWSIGKLFRRKKKEDESGSSSESDEGVSTRSPSKRKSKKKKKAPAVNNFDHIVIRDSRRAQSLAKPNVRDVTDDGVLSDPSAGFINYRAKTQDMYRASKESLSLREDNSNRSSGPSLESHSRKTRKGRLKARVEALRNSMKGESSSEEESLKSSNSSLMIRFRSEDSLMRSRDSSLNKRSRSARNERYIKRLSRDEENQLNKEAELLQQGYTKAEVEMLTRTPTSQSSGYGTCKRDQTQNVKTEQLYANDVNRRPMKSESISSFPSTQSYPSSINFNAKVNNEHINYSIPTSNINREMLYSNNNRERSVSNQYENADNVMCVKFPLGNVTNVKRVEKAPPVPPPRDMQRKVATPISMYYENNPIIAERIANSQQTVQLHGVPNNDFERVMRRSQERSLSHSFNGLRRPISNSEDHIAMQNNEYIQNFQIRNEQPRRPASVSAEPNHYGLYANSPPWRKSIGPTNIVKPEPVQLRHDYLYYADQSPRSRRPISVKTSQNGHENQYLSDSQAGQNVAESVYRRPRNASDFWKKIDDAERQRRQQNMYANSRSSSDFSNSTQNRVAPYLEQNKVGQENTDNQNKNKTPFKSSSVDTTDGAKVWKATTEYKRSITVDPPKTVTSPTSKTHVRHKSDTYVPSVYQMPSDDEKSSERRKSTNLDDALNELEAIYNSLGLGDEDLLDRAERRELMTPKFNDQFNDWNGNDDEIQLRSQPTTPLRRVQRRSTLPDKLQDDMAFRRMNSLTKEKPNYKEAQAQISYMLASPVYVPYASDDDRQSERNEPDIVYDDVVYRNIKQTNSRLKTLDPQPPFGIPIGPVSPAPQSDYLHATPENKGRPRFIPRRSPDLVSDDLAYRSLRKDNRHSTHFNGEDYSGLINNNHSYSEYPYTKDSAANLKKKRAVRSLSANIFTMIQKEIDEALNMSKMATLQKTHSNSDVMKRLRNTFENNDNEQDHYPRNKVKQRHNTVSLFVNNTHAPTHHFAKDDSFIHSDDKHLAKPPSCDKSKSSSPSNRSPQASKRSSKDEFQQVLSMLAQEAMDTSNKLGVALAELDKNRNNNEKKSDVQSRISDSRQNFLNGLTCKSSEDTAPEIKHVNVRSEVVSEQKDDKPVAEVSEVSEDSKGKKTEDSLLAISDQLHKVEDQLKHSFEKELNFQDESLKLSSYISKGEEQLKAQETMVVIPESKLIPDVVPVTIKDDSVKIETVNDKENEVEIKPPVINSLNPFLNSDDKIKEINEINAFKELKDGISDLIAGICQVNEKLFTQNKGPKLDKCNSDVDKMTGITEATEKLNQVSQTICNQEVPHRASVNLSIYEDDLETKKDAADSTEYNSSEELATIFKLDSNPKSRTQTDNENESENKIRNELSSPKLVQTMNQQLRRLSVDQTDDCTPSQSNSLPTNVIPWRTKRQTHHSQKENRGDSAQSKRDWHDSGTLMLACTYTLMFSQHLADLDWLTLLGEH
- the LOC124635136 gene encoding uncharacterized protein LOC124635136 isoform X5; translation: MVAMLEVAERRNNEYFRSFLPAVNSPPVPHRDISAPTATYRPYTEEYATVQRRVERPAQPEETERKKDKKWSIGKLFRRKKKEDESGSSSESDEGVSTRSPSKRKSKKKKKAPAVNNFDHIVIRDSRRAQSLAKPNVRDVTDDGVLSDPSAGFINYRAKTQDMYRASKESLSLREDNSNRSSGPSLESHSRKTRKGRLKARVEALRNSMKGESSSEEESLKSSNSSLMIRFRSEDSLMRSRDSSLNKRSRSARNERYIKRLSRDEENQLNKEAELLQQGYTKAEVEMLTRTPTSQSSGYGTCKRDQTQNVKTEQLYANDVNRRPMKSESISSFPSTQSYPSSINFNAKVNNEHINYSIPTSNINREMLYSNNNRERSVSNQYENADNVMCVKFPLGNVTNVKRVEKAPPVPPPRDMQRKVATPISMYYENNPIIAERIANSQQTVQLHGVPNNDFERVMRRSQERSLSHSFNGLRRPISNSEDHIAMQNNEYIQNFQIRNEQPRRPASVSAEPNHYGLYANSPPWRKSIGPTNIVKPEPVQLRHDYLYYADQSPRSRRPISVKTSQNGHENQYLSDSQAGQNVAESVYRRPRNASDFWKKIDDAERQRRQQNMYANSRSSSDFSNSTQNRVAPYLEQNKVGQENTDNQNKNKTPFKSSSVDTTDGAKVWKATTEYKRSITVDPPKTVTSPTSKTHVRHKSDTYVPSVYQMPSDDEKSSERRKSTNLDDALNELEAIYNSLGLGDEDLLDRAERRELMTPKFNDQFNDWNGNDDEIQLRSQPTTPLRRVQRRSTLPDKLQDDMAFRRMNSLTKEKPNYKEAQAQISYMLASPVYVPYASDDDRQSERNEPDIVYDDVVYRNIKQTNSRLKTLDPQPPFGIPIGPVSPAPQSDYLHATPENKGRPRFIPRRSPDLVSDDLAYRSLRKDNRHSTHFNGEDYSGLINNNHSYSEYPYTKDSAANLKKKRAVRSLSANIFTMIQKEIDEALNMSKMATLQKTHSNSDVMKRLRNTFENNDNEQDHYPRNKVLSMLAQEAMDTSNKLGVALAELDKNRNNNEKKSDVQSRISDSRQNFLNGLTCKSSEDTAPEIKHVNVRSEVVSEQKDDKPVAEVSEVSEDSKGKKTEDSLLAISDQLHKVEDQLKHSFEKELNFQDESLKLSSYISKGEEQLKAQETMVVIPESKLIPDVVPVTIKDDSVKIETVNDKENEVEIKPPVINSLNPFLNSDDKIKEINEINAFKELKDGISDLIAGICQVNEKLFTQNKGPKLDKCNSDVDKMTGITEATEKLNQVSQTICNQEVPHRASVNLSIYEDDLETKKDAADSTEYNSSEELATIFKLDSNPKSRTQTDNENESENKIRNELSSPKLVQTMNQQLRRLSVDQTDDCTPSQSNSLPTNVIPWRTKRQTHHSQKENRGDSAQSKRDWHDSGTLMLACTYTLMFSQHLADLDWLTLLGEH
- the LOC124635136 gene encoding uncharacterized protein LOC124635136 isoform X2, with the translated sequence MVAMLEVAERRNNEYFRSFLPAVNSPPVPHRDISAPTATYRPYTEEYATVQRRVERPAQPEETERKKDKKWSIGKLFRRKKKEDESGSSSESDEGVSTRSPSKRKSKKKKKAPAVNNFDHIVIRDSRRAQSLAKPNVRDVTDDGVLSDPSAGFINYRAKTQDMYRASKESLSLREDNSNRSSGPSLESHSRKTRKGRLKARVEALRNSMKGESSSEEESLKSSNSSLMIRFRSEDSLMRSRDSSLNKRSRSARNERYIKRLSRDEENQLNKEAELLQQGYTKAEVEMLTRTPTSQSSGYGTCKRDQTQNVKTEQLYANDVNRRPMKSESISSFPSTQSYPSSINFNAKVNNEHINYSIPTSNINREMLYSNNNRERSVSNQYENADNVMCVKFPLGNVTNVKRVEKAPPVPPPRDMQRKVATPISMYYENNPIIAERIANSQQTVQLHGVPNNDFERVMRRSQERSLSHSFNGLRRPISNSEDHIAMQNNEYIQNFQIRNEQPRRPASVSAEPNHYGLYANSPPWRKSIGPTNIVKPEPVQLRHDYLYYADQSPRSRRPISVKTSQNGHENQYLSDSQAGQNVAESVYRRPRNASDFWKKIDDAERQRRQQNMYANSRSSSDFSNSTQNRVAPYLEQNKVGQENTDNQNKNKTPFKSSSVDTTDGAKVWKATTEYKRSITVDPPKTVTSPTSKTHVRHKSDTYVPSVYQMPSDDEKSSERRKSTNLDDALNELEAIYNSLGLGDEDLLDRAERRELMTPKFNDQFNDWNGNDDEIQLRSQPTTPLRRVQRRSTLPDKLQDDMAFRRMNSLTKEKPNYKEAQAQISYMLASPVYVPYASDDDRQSERNEPDIVYDDVVYRNIKQTNSRLKTLDPQPPFGIPIGPVSPAPQSDYLHATPENKGRPRFIPRRSPDLVSDDLAYRSLRKDNRHSTHFNGEDYSGLINNNHSYSEYPYTKDSAANLKKKRAVRSLSANIFTMIQKEIDEALNMSKMATLQKTHSNSDVMKRLRNTFENNDNEQDHYPRNKVKQRHNTVSLFVNNTHAPTHHFAKDDSFIHSDDKHLAKPPSCDKSKSSSPSNRSPQASKRSSKDEFQQVLSMLAQEAMDTSNKLGVALAELDKNRNNNEKKSDVQSRISDSRQNFLNGLTCKSSEDTAPEIKHVNVRSEVVSEQKDDKPVAEVSEVSEDSKGKKTEDSLLAISDQLHKVEDQLKHSFEKELNFQDESLKLSSYISKGEEQLKAQETMVVIPESKLIPDVVPVTIKDDSVKIETVNDKENEVEIKPPVINSLNPFLNSDDKIKEINEINAFKELKDGISDLIAGICQVNEKLFTQNKGPKLDKCNSDVDKMTGITEATEKLNQVSQTICNQEVPHRASVNLSIYEDDLETKKDAADSTEYNSSEELATIFKLDSNPKSRTQTDNENESENKIRNELSSPKLVQTMNQQLRRLSVDQTDDCTPSQSNSLPTNVIPWRTKRQTHHSQKENRGDSAQSKRDWHDSGTLMLACTYTLMFSQHLADLDWLTLLGEH